The nucleotide sequence TCAAATTACGATGATTCCGCTATACGTTCTTGCCGTTCAACTGAATTTAAAAAATACCTATTTAGGGTTAGTCTTTCCCTATGCCACTTCAGCTTTCGGGATTTTCCTCTTGCGCCAAGCCTTCCAAACGGTTCCTCTAGAACTGGAAGAGGCTGCTCGCATTGATGGCTGCAGTCCTATCGGAATTTGGTGGAATGTCATGCTTCCATCGATTCGATCTGCGCTGACCACCCTAGCGATCTTTACCTTTGTGGGTATGTGGGGAGATTTTTTGTGGCCACTGGTGATGTTGGACGATCCCCAACGGTTTACGTTGCCTTTGGGGGTGGCCAATTTGGCGAGTGCCTTTTCGGCAGATTGGCGGGCGATCGCCGCTGGCTCCATCCTCTCGATCCTGCCAGTCTTGGGCTTTTTTGCCGCCCTGCAGCAGTTCATCATTCCCTCAGAGTCGGGTAGCGGCATTAAAGGCTAGGGAGAGAACTGCGATCGCCCTTCCTCAACTGGGTCGCCAAAACCAGCAAGCTCAGGAAGACAGAGGCGACTATCGCAGTCACAGCAATGAGAGGAATAGCATGCTGCCGGACTGCGATCGCGATCGAGGCCCAGACAATCACGAGAGGATAGGCTGCATCTTTTCGATGGGTGGCAGCGATCGTGGCGATCGCCGCACTCACAATGATTAAAATTGCGGTCCAGACAGGCGGTGAAATCCCCCAACCGCTCCAGTCTAGAGCAGAGAGGGCTATGGCAACGTTGACGACTGTGGCGACGGTAATCCAGCCCAGGTAGATGCTGATGGGCTGGCGGACGAGCCATTGTTCTTGGGGGGAGACTCGTTGCTGGCCCACCTCCAGCCTCAGGTAGATGGCAATCAGGGGCAGCAAGATACCCAGCATAGCCAGAAGGGATAAGAGGAACTGGCGAGAGAGAAACAGAAAGACCCAAATAGCTTGGGCGATACAGGCCCACACCAGTCGATATCCTATGCGGCGCAAGCTGGGATTTTGTCGTTGGGCGGGGAGCAGTTGATAGACGCCAAAAGAAAATAGGGCCAGATAAATGAGGCCCCAAATGGCAAAGGCGTAGCTGGCCGGCGTAATTTGTACGCCGGCAAAAAGGGTGTTAGAAATCTCGCCAATGTTGAGCCCATTGAGGGGATAGAAATTGGAGAGT is from Synechococcus sp. PCC 7336 and encodes:
- a CDS encoding ABC transporter permease subunit, which gives rise to MKRAIWTALRNYWLLVAIAIVAVGPILWLFSTALKSPSENIFAYPPQLIPQAPTLENFGRVWRDNPFPQYLWNSSVVSAIAVVCNLLFCSLAAYPLARLEFRGKSLIFWGIVGTSAIPFQITMIPLYVLAVQLNLKNTYLGLVFPYATSAFGIFLLRQAFQTVPLELEEAARIDGCSPIGIWWNVMLPSIRSALTTLAIFTFVGMWGDFLWPLVMLDDPQRFTLPLGVANLASAFSADWRAIAAGSILSILPVLGFFAALQQFIIPSESGSGIKG